The genomic interval GCGCAAATTGCTTTGGGTTTTATGATTTCAATTTGTTTCAAAAGATAAGAAGTGCAGGCCTCTATTTCTTCTGTTTTAGGATTGCGATTTTCTGGAGGACGGCATTTCAGGATATTACAAATATAGACATCTGTTCTCTTAATTCCTACAGAGCTTAAAAGCTCGTCTAAAATTTTACCAGCTGCTCCGCAAAAAGGCCGACCAGTCTTGTCTTCTGACGCACCAGGCGCCTCGCCAATAAACATTATTTCTGCTTCATGGTTTCCCTGTCCAATAACAGGCAGACCTCGTGTTTTATAAAGTGAGCACTTTTTACATTGGAGAACTTCCTCTTTTATTTCTTTAAGTTCTTTTTCTATTTTTTTAAGTTCCTCCATAATTATTTTTTAGACCTCTTGCAAAATAATCTTTTCTACTGCAATCCCAGAATTTTGGCTGCAAATCATTCAGAGATGCGCGCTATACAATGTATAACCTCCTCATTCTTCATAATTTTCGCTCAAAATTTTGTGATTTCGTTACGAAAAATTATTTCGCAATAGGTCTTTCTAAAAATCCATTAACAATTAAATTAATGGCTTCTTTTTCGTTTAATCCACGCATTCTTAAATAATTTAATTCCTCTCCTGAAATTCTTCCAATTGAGGCCTCATGAGTAATTTGAGCTTTTGGGTGTTTGCAAATAAGCTCTGGTATAAGCCTTATTACAGAAGCTTTGCCTGCCCCGTAGGTCCCGCCCCTGCGGGATCCTTCGGGGTCAACTAATAACCCCTGGCAGTCCAAATGACCTTTGCTTTCAGACTCGGCTATAACTTGAGAACGAGCAGTAATTTCGCTATCTTTATCTCCAACTAATCTTAATTTCACTATTCCAGAAGCACCTTTTTCTTTTAGAATTAATGTCTCTTCAAATTCTGTTTTGGTTTGAGAAAATTTTCCCACAATATTCAGATTAGCAGAGGATCCTTCCAAAAGAGTAATTAATGTTTTCATCTTTAATTTTTTAGGAGGAGAAAAAACTTTATAACTATAATCTAATTTCGCCTTTTTCTCTAAGAAAAACTCATAATTTGGCTCAACAATATCTCTTTCTCCCCAAGAGTGAATATGTCTATATTGAAGAGTTGATCCTTGTCTTAAAATAATCTTCCCTTTTGCCTGATGTATTCCAGCTAAATTCTTTTTTAAAGCATTACAAGTTCCTTGGAGCTCTACTTTTAAATTCTTTTCTACAATTAAAAGATTCTGAAGCTCCTGCTTTATGCTTTTATTAGCAAGAGTAATACAAGTAAAAATGGGCTGTTGAGGTTGTTCTTTAACCCAAATAAAATAGCCGCTTTTTGGTTTTTTAAAAAAATATTCTTTAGTCCAGTTATATTTCTGCCAAGCCAATTCAGAAGGAAGAATCTCTATTTCTTTCAACTCACAAATTTCTGGAATTTGATTATTTATCTGATAATAATTCACATTTTTTACATTTTTCATATCCATATCTTTTAATGGTTTTCAGAATCTTTTTATAATTTTTTTCTTTACAAATAATCCTTCCATTAACTATTACATTAGTAATATTTGGTTTTAAAAATTTTAAAATTTCTCCAGAGTGAGTAATCAAGAGAATTGAAATATCTTTTGCGAGCAGTTCTTTTTTAATTATCTCTGCTACTTCTTTTATTTTCTTTAAATCCAAGCCAGAATCAATCTCATCAAAAATTACTAGCTTTGGTCTTAAAGATAAAATCTGTAATAATTCTGACATTTTTTTCTCTCCACCGGAAAAATTAACATTAATCTCTCTATCTAATAAGTAGAGCGAGAACTGTTCTCGCTCTATCAGAGCGAGAACAGTTCTCGCTCTAGATCTCGCGTGGATCTTCTCTAATAATTGAGAAAGTTTTACTCCTTTTACAGCTGGCGGATTTTGCCAAGTTAAAGCAATCCCTAATTTAACTCGTTTTTCAGGAGAAAGTTTGGTAATATCTTCTTTATTAAAAAAAATCCTGCCTTCTAT from Candidatus Parcubacteria bacterium carries:
- a CDS encoding SufD family Fe-S cluster assembly protein, whose amino-acid sequence is MKNVKNVNYYQINNQIPEICELKEIEILPSELAWQKYNWTKEYFFKKPKSGYFIWVKEQPQQPIFTCITLANKSIKQELQNLLIVEKNLKVELQGTCNALKKNLAGIHQAKGKIILRQGSTLQYRHIHSWGERDIVEPNYEFFLEKKAKLDYSYKVFSPPKKLKMKTLITLLEGSSANLNIVGKFSQTKTEFEETLILKEKGASGIVKLRLVGDKDSEITARSQVIAESESKGHLDCQGLLVDPEGSRRGGTYGAGKASVIRLIPELICKHPKAQITHEASIGRISGEELNYLRMRGLNEKEAINLIVNGFLERPIAK
- a CDS encoding uracil-DNA glycosylase: MEELKKIEKELKEIKEEVLQCKKCSLYKTRGLPVIGQGNHEAEIMFIGEAPGASEDKTGRPFCGAAGKILDELLSSVGIKRTDVYICNILKCRPPENRNPKTEEIEACTSYLLKQIEIIKPKAICALGNFSTAFIFEKYGLKDKIEGISKIHGKVFEVREFNRVKIVSLYHPAAATYNPSMKEILKKDFQILKNL
- a CDS encoding ABC transporter ATP-binding protein → MLLEIKNLKVSGDGKEILEGIDLTIKKGEIQALLGPNASGKSTLAQVILGNPNVKIIEGRIFFNKEDITKLSPEKRVKLGIALTWQNPPAVKGVKLSQLLEKIHARSRARTVLALIEREQFSLYLLDREINVNFSGGEKKMSELLQILSLRPKLVIFDEIDSGLDLKKIKEVAEIIKKELLAKDISILLITHSGEILKFLKPNITNVIVNGRIICKEKNYKKILKTIKRYGYEKCKKCELLSDK